Proteins found in one Acidobacteriota bacterium genomic segment:
- the nuoB gene encoding NADH-quinone oxidoreductase subunit NuoB, whose protein sequence is MLKKLVTWARVKSPWILHFNSGACNACDIEILASLMPHYDLERFGILLKATPRHADVLICSGPVTKQTAARLKKIYAQMAEPKFVVAVGACACSGGAFRGCYNVMEGIDQVIPVSAYVPGCPVKPEAIIDGVAKLLASLKAS, encoded by the coding sequence ATGCTGAAAAAACTCGTGACCTGGGCCCGCGTCAAATCGCCGTGGATCCTCCACTTCAACTCCGGGGCCTGCAACGCGTGCGACATCGAGATCCTCGCCTCGCTGATGCCCCACTACGACCTGGAGCGCTTCGGAATCCTCCTGAAGGCGACCCCCCGCCACGCGGACGTCCTGATCTGCAGCGGGCCGGTCACCAAGCAGACGGCCGCGCGGCTCAAGAAAATCTACGCCCAGATGGCCGAGCCCAAGTTCGTCGTGGCGGTGGGGGCCTGCGCCTGCAGCGGCGGGGCGTTCCGGGGCTGCTACAACGTGATGGAGGGCATCGACCAGGTCATCCCCGTCTCGGCGTACGTCCCCGGCTGCCCGGTCAAGCCCGAGGCCATCATCGACGGCGTCGCCAAACTCCTGGCCTCCCTCAAGGCCTCATAG
- the ndhC gene encoding NADH-quinone oxidoreductase subunit A, translated as MDINILLSPPVAFLIFMVVAGVLYLFGKLIAPKGKPEPGKYDPYACGEEFQADRFKFGYAKFYVAALFFTIMHVAALTVATAPGGPTAFKAVAYLFTIGVSVFILIVDFD; from the coding sequence ATGGATATCAACATCCTGCTTTCACCGCCCGTCGCGTTCCTGATCTTCATGGTCGTCGCCGGGGTCCTGTACCTCTTCGGCAAGCTCATCGCCCCGAAGGGGAAGCCGGAGCCCGGGAAATACGACCCGTACGCCTGCGGCGAGGAATTCCAGGCGGACCGGTTCAAGTTCGGCTACGCCAAGTTCTACGTCGCCGCCCTCTTCTTCACCATCATGCACGTGGCGGCGCTGACGGTGGCGACGGCGCCCGGCGGCCCGACCGCCTTCAAGGCCGTCGCCTACCTGTTCACCATCGGCGTTTCCGTGTTCATCCTGATCGTCGATTTCGACTGA
- a CDS encoding NADH-quinone oxidoreductase subunit K, whose translation MSNTVVMFIFAGLLIFMIGVYFLFGYRNLIRIMLGVEVISKGITLLLLAGGIHRMNVDLIQPILVTFIIIETILAAVMIGIVVVAHKIYGSLDIRLQSKLKG comes from the coding sequence ATGAGTAACACCGTCGTGATGTTCATTTTCGCGGGGCTCTTGATCTTCATGATCGGGGTCTACTTCCTCTTCGGGTACCGGAACCTCATCCGGATCATGCTGGGGGTGGAGGTGATCTCCAAGGGCATCACCCTGCTCCTCCTGGCCGGGGGGATCCACCGCATGAACGTGGACCTCATCCAGCCGATCCTGGTGACCTTCATCATCATCGAGACCATCCTGGCGGCGGTCATGATCGGGATCGTGGTGGTGGCCCACAAGATTTACGGTTCCCTCGACATCCGACTCCAATCCAAGCTGAAGGGGTAA
- a CDS encoding NADH-quinone oxidoreductase subunit M, translated as MERYIVYFLILPLAAAILMPFASKVHRYLADMLAVIAGIGMSALAISYIPLAGQVLSYNFHGIHLTLDGLSLLFLVIIATVGAACLLYSTEYIGHLGGRAKFYALFLILLLGLNGVVLVRDLFSLYVYLEVASIASYVLVAYNLEYDGIESALKYLLLSVVGTGMILVGLSLVYFNTGTFQFSELHTFLQTPTSQGNVLFLLASALFVAGFGLKAAMMPFHAWLPDAHPSAPAPVSAILSGVVIKVAGVYALIRIFFGIFPPSAKMHNIFLVLGALSMVAGAVIAYYQDDIKRMLAYSSISQIGYILLGLGIGTELAILGALFHVFNHAVFKSLLFLNSGALQFRMHTRDMNEMGGLEGRMRVTGITNAVGALSIAGIPPFNGFWSKLFIIMGAVQAKMFGVAFLAIVMSIFTLGYFLIIQRKVFFGKLNVRWKDIKEVPAAMSLAMILLAAECLLVGLFFSPVVSGLISPAVKSLLGGN; from the coding sequence ATGGAACGATACATCGTGTATTTTCTGATCCTTCCGCTGGCAGCGGCCATCCTGATGCCCTTCGCCTCGAAGGTGCACCGGTACCTGGCCGACATGCTCGCGGTCATCGCCGGCATCGGGATGTCGGCCCTGGCCATCAGCTACATCCCCCTGGCCGGCCAGGTGCTATCGTACAACTTTCACGGCATCCACCTGACCCTGGACGGCCTGAGCCTGCTCTTCCTGGTGATCATCGCCACCGTGGGAGCCGCCTGCCTCCTGTACTCCACCGAGTACATCGGTCACCTGGGGGGCCGGGCCAAGTTCTACGCCCTCTTTCTCATCCTGCTGCTGGGACTGAACGGGGTGGTGCTGGTCCGCGACCTCTTCAGCCTGTACGTGTACCTGGAGGTGGCGTCCATCGCGTCCTACGTCCTGGTGGCGTACAACCTCGAGTACGACGGGATCGAGTCGGCGCTGAAGTACCTGCTCCTCTCGGTGGTGGGCACGGGCATGATCCTCGTGGGGCTCAGCCTGGTCTACTTCAACACCGGGACCTTCCAGTTCAGCGAGCTGCACACCTTCCTCCAGACCCCCACGAGTCAGGGCAACGTGCTCTTCCTGCTCGCCTCCGCCCTCTTCGTCGCGGGCTTCGGTCTGAAGGCGGCCATGATGCCCTTCCACGCCTGGCTGCCGGACGCGCACCCCTCCGCCCCGGCCCCCGTCTCCGCCATCCTGAGCGGCGTCGTGATCAAGGTGGCGGGCGTCTACGCGCTGATCCGGATCTTCTTCGGGATCTTCCCCCCCTCGGCGAAGATGCACAACATCTTCCTCGTCCTCGGGGCGCTGTCCATGGTGGCCGGGGCCGTCATCGCCTACTACCAGGACGACATCAAGCGCATGCTGGCCTACTCCAGCATCAGCCAGATCGGGTACATCCTCCTCGGCCTGGGCATCGGGACCGAGCTGGCCATCCTCGGGGCCCTGTTCCACGTCTTCAACCACGCGGTGTTCAAGTCCCTCCTCTTCTTGAACAGCGGCGCCCTGCAGTTCCGGATGCACACCCGCGACATGAACGAGATGGGCGGGCTCGAGGGCCGCATGCGGGTCACCGGCATCACCAACGCCGTCGGGGCCCTCTCCATCGCCGGGATCCCGCCGTTCAACGGTTTCTGGAGCAAACTCTTCATCATCATGGGCGCCGTGCAGGCGAAGATGTTCGGGGTGGCCTTCCTGGCCATCGTGATGAGCATCTTCACCCTGGGCTACTTCCTGATCATCCAGCGGAAGGTGTTCTTCGGCAAGTTGAACGTCCGGTGGAAGGACATCAAGGAGGTCCCGGCGGCCATGTCGCTGGCGATGATCCTGCTGGCCGCGGAGTGCCTCCTCGTGGGGCTCTTCTTCTCCCCGGTCGTGAGCGGTCTCATCTCGCCCGCGGTCAAATCCCTCCTGGGAGGAAACTGA